One genomic region from Rhodothermales bacterium encodes:
- the cadA gene encoding cadmium-translocating P-type ATPase — translation MAETAEQELRDVLVPITGMTCAACASRVERKLSRLHGVQAAVVNYATEEARVRYSGALEGDRLVATVEAAGYGVETRQAETLRESREQALSTLEQARRVSGVVEGDVESEGERFVVRVLYVPALADLDRLGRVFGSEATSSTADSRESSGRSRMLGVRMAVSAALTVPVMVLAMGGIGLEWLQLLLTLPVVVWAGSEFFVLAARSARHGASDMNTLVALGVGAAFAFSVAVVVAPGFFADAGEAHVYFEAAAVIVTLILFGRWLEERAKGRTSEAVRALIELQPETATRIVAGESAMVAISDLRLGDRVLIRPGERIPVDAEVVDGRSAVDESMLTGEPLPVEKAPGDRVVAGTVNASGVLEAVVVRVGRDTVLEQIVDLVRRAQSTKARVQALADRIAAVFVPAVLVVAVVTAVVWWFWGPEPRLNHSLLRFVTVLIIACPCALGLATPTAVVAATGRAARQGVLFRAATAVESAGTITTMVLDKTGTLTLGRPEVQAIEALDGWSEDELLTLLASVESRSEHPLAAAVVAFAQANGTRLSEPSEFEYEPGRGVSGLVSGRRVRAGRREWISPESDSRDGTRIYVEVDGRLAGSIRLDDEMRGDAPTTVQELRRLGVDVAVVSGDAEHPVRTVASALGISTYRAAALPADKASFVQAARDSGEVVGMFGDGVNDAPALAAADVGFAVGGGTGIAIEASDVTLLRDDATLVAWAVDHSRRAMRVIRQNLFFAFVYNVICIPIAAGVLYPFGGPVLSPMIASAAMALSSVSVVTNSLRLAKTS, via the coding sequence ATGGCAGAGACAGCCGAACAGGAACTGCGAGACGTACTCGTTCCGATCACCGGAATGACATGCGCGGCCTGTGCAAGCCGGGTCGAGCGCAAGCTGTCCCGTTTGCACGGGGTACAGGCGGCTGTGGTGAACTACGCCACCGAGGAGGCCCGGGTACGTTACTCGGGGGCGCTCGAGGGCGACAGGTTGGTAGCCACCGTGGAGGCGGCCGGATACGGGGTTGAGACCCGACAGGCCGAAACCCTGCGAGAGTCTCGGGAACAGGCCCTGTCCACGCTGGAGCAGGCTCGGCGTGTTTCCGGAGTCGTAGAGGGGGATGTAGAGTCGGAGGGGGAGCGCTTTGTCGTGCGTGTGCTATACGTGCCGGCGCTTGCAGACCTGGACCGGCTGGGCCGCGTGTTTGGGTCTGAGGCAACTTCATCGACCGCCGATTCCCGCGAGTCGAGCGGTCGTTCCCGGATGCTGGGTGTGCGCATGGCTGTTTCAGCGGCCCTCACCGTTCCGGTCATGGTTCTTGCGATGGGCGGGATCGGCCTGGAGTGGCTCCAGTTGCTGCTGACCTTGCCCGTGGTCGTGTGGGCGGGTTCGGAATTCTTCGTGCTCGCGGCGCGGTCGGCGCGCCACGGTGCCAGCGACATGAATACGCTTGTCGCACTGGGTGTGGGTGCTGCATTCGCATTCTCTGTGGCTGTCGTGGTTGCGCCGGGGTTTTTCGCGGATGCCGGGGAAGCCCACGTGTATTTCGAGGCCGCGGCAGTCATCGTGACGCTGATTCTGTTCGGACGTTGGCTCGAGGAGCGTGCCAAGGGTCGCACGAGCGAAGCCGTGCGTGCCCTGATCGAGCTGCAACCAGAGACGGCCACGCGCATTGTCGCCGGCGAATCGGCCATGGTGGCCATTTCGGATCTGAGGCTTGGGGATCGCGTGCTCATTCGCCCCGGGGAACGCATCCCGGTGGATGCGGAAGTTGTCGATGGGCGGTCTGCCGTCGACGAAAGCATGTTGACCGGAGAGCCCCTTCCCGTAGAAAAAGCCCCCGGTGATCGGGTGGTGGCGGGCACTGTGAACGCATCTGGCGTACTCGAGGCCGTGGTGGTGCGGGTAGGCCGAGACACGGTGCTCGAACAGATTGTTGATCTCGTGCGGCGCGCCCAGAGCACAAAGGCGCGCGTGCAGGCGCTGGCAGATCGCATCGCGGCCGTCTTTGTGCCCGCCGTATTGGTGGTGGCCGTCGTGACCGCGGTAGTGTGGTGGTTTTGGGGACCTGAGCCGCGCCTCAACCACAGCCTTCTCCGCTTCGTCACGGTACTGATCATTGCCTGCCCCTGTGCGCTTGGGCTGGCCACGCCGACCGCCGTGGTGGCAGCCACCGGACGTGCGGCCAGGCAGGGCGTGCTCTTTCGGGCGGCCACGGCCGTCGAGTCGGCGGGCACCATCACGACCATGGTGCTGGACAAGACCGGAACGCTCACGCTCGGACGGCCAGAAGTGCAGGCCATAGAGGCACTCGATGGATGGTCCGAGGACGAACTGCTCACGCTCCTGGCTTCCGTGGAGTCCCGCTCGGAGCATCCGCTGGCAGCGGCTGTGGTGGCTTTCGCGCAGGCGAACGGGACGAGGCTGTCGGAGCCCAGCGAGTTTGAGTATGAGCCAGGGAGGGGAGTCTCGGGCCTGGTGTCTGGCCGTCGGGTCCGCGCCGGAAGGCGAGAATGGATCTCCCCGGAATCGGATTCGCGCGATGGGACCCGGATCTACGTGGAGGTAGATGGCAGGCTGGCCGGGAGCATTCGACTTGATGACGAGATGCGCGGGGACGCCCCGACTACCGTGCAAGAGCTGAGACGGTTGGGGGTGGATGTGGCCGTCGTATCGGGGGACGCGGAGCATCCGGTTCGCACCGTCGCATCCGCCCTGGGCATCTCGACCTACCGGGCAGCGGCACTACCCGCCGACAAAGCCTCTTTCGTACAGGCAGCTCGTGATTCCGGCGAGGTGGTCGGCATGTTTGGTGACGGTGTCAACGACGCCCCGGCGCTGGCAGCGGCCGATGTCGGTTTCGCCGTCGGAGGGGGAACGGGGATCGCCATAGAGGCCAGTGATGTGACCTTGCTCCGGGACGATGCGACGCTTGTGGCCTGGGCCGTCGATCATTCGCGCCGGGCCATGCGTGTGATTCGTCAGAACCTGTTCTTCGCGTTCGTTTACAACGTGATATGCATTCCGATCGCGGCCGGCGTGCTGTACCCGTTCGGCGGTCCCGTGCTCAGCCCCATGATTGCATCCGCCGCCATGGCCCTTTCCAGTGTGAGCGTGGTAACAAACAGCCTTCGGCTGGCCAAAACATCCTGA
- a CDS encoding cation transporter, which translates to MKEIIIDGMSCGHCVRAVEEAIGTVPDAKGATVEMGKARLDVSDEALERVKAAIEEEGYAVTAVH; encoded by the coding sequence ATGAAAGAAATCATCATTGACGGAATGAGTTGTGGCCACTGCGTGCGCGCGGTGGAAGAAGCCATCGGCACGGTGCCTGACGCCAAAGGAGCTACGGTGGAGATGGGCAAGGCCCGGCTAGACGTCTCTGACGAAGCCCTCGAGCGGGTCAAGGCAGCGATCGAGGAGGAGGGATACGCGGTGACGGCGGTTCACTGA
- a CDS encoding FAD-dependent oxidoreductase codes for MPQSPLRVAIVGAGPAGFYAAEHVLKNSEHASVDLFDRLPTPFGLVRAGVAPDHQKIKNVTRVYDRTAARHGFRFFGDVDYGSDVSLADLRRHYHAIVFTTGAQIDRRLGIPGEDLPRSHSATEFVAWYNGHPDFRDLQFDLNQKAAVIVGVGNVAVDVARILCRTHEELATTDIADYALEALRDSRIEDVYVLGRRGPSQAAFTNPEAKELGELEGADLLIKPEEAEPDPLSRAEMEANPDRQTDRKVEMIRDYAGRSPSGKPRRLHLRFLVSPTSIDAGEDGGVGAVRIVRNEIYRNERGTLRPRATSDTDVLEAGLVFRSVGYRGVALPDVPFRDDWGIIRNEDGRIQDESGAHVPGLYTAGWIKRGPSGVIGTNKACAVGTVDLLLADAEAGLLPNPESPSPEAAAAMVAARKPDFFDFAAWQRLDGLETQAGEASGRPRVKFTTREEMRAALG; via the coding sequence ATGCCCCAATCACCTCTGCGTGTTGCTATCGTCGGTGCCGGCCCCGCCGGTTTCTACGCGGCGGAGCATGTCCTGAAGAATTCCGAGCATGCCTCGGTGGATCTGTTTGATCGGCTGCCCACACCTTTTGGCCTGGTCAGGGCCGGCGTGGCACCTGACCACCAGAAGATCAAGAACGTGACCAGGGTCTACGATCGCACGGCGGCCCGGCATGGGTTCCGATTCTTCGGAGACGTGGACTACGGCAGCGACGTTTCCCTGGCGGACCTTCGCAGGCACTACCACGCGATTGTGTTCACCACCGGGGCGCAGATCGACCGCAGACTCGGCATTCCCGGGGAAGACCTGCCTCGCAGTCACAGCGCTACCGAATTCGTGGCGTGGTACAACGGTCATCCCGACTTCCGGGACCTGCAATTCGATCTCAACCAGAAGGCGGCGGTGATTGTCGGCGTCGGCAACGTGGCGGTTGATGTGGCGCGCATCCTGTGTCGCACGCACGAGGAATTGGCTACGACCGATATCGCCGACTACGCCCTTGAGGCCCTCCGCGACAGCCGCATCGAAGATGTGTATGTGCTCGGCAGGCGCGGCCCTTCACAGGCGGCGTTTACCAACCCCGAAGCAAAGGAGCTGGGCGAACTCGAGGGGGCGGATCTCCTGATCAAACCCGAAGAGGCGGAGCCCGACCCCCTCTCCCGTGCAGAGATGGAAGCGAATCCGGATCGACAGACCGATCGCAAGGTGGAAATGATTCGGGACTATGCCGGACGCTCCCCGAGCGGCAAGCCGCGTCGCCTGCATCTTCGATTCCTCGTGTCACCGACCTCGATTGACGCTGGCGAAGACGGTGGTGTGGGCGCGGTGCGCATCGTTCGCAACGAAATCTACCGCAATGAAAGGGGCACGCTTCGGCCCCGCGCGACCAGCGACACGGACGTTCTCGAAGCCGGCCTGGTATTTCGCAGCGTGGGATACCGGGGTGTTGCTCTGCCGGATGTCCCGTTCCGTGACGACTGGGGCATCATTCGCAACGAGGACGGACGCATACAGGACGAGTCCGGTGCGCACGTGCCGGGGCTGTACACCGCGGGCTGGATCAAACGAGGGCCCAGCGGCGTGATCGGCACCAACAAGGCCTGCGCGGTAGGCACGGTGGATCTGCTTCTGGCCGATGCGGAGGCCGGCCTGCTTCCGAATCCGGAATCCCCCTCCCCCGAAGCCGCAGCCGCCATGGTCGCGGCCCGGAAACCGGACTTCTTCGACTTCGCGGCCTGGCAGCGCCTGGATGGCCTTGAAACCCAGGCGGGAGAGGCCTCAGGCAGGCCGCGGGTCAAATTCACGACACGCGAGGAAATGCGGGCCGCGCTGGGATAG